One genomic segment of Culturomica massiliensis includes these proteins:
- a CDS encoding DpnD/PcfM family protein, producing MKKYRIAIEETLRKVVEIEAETPGLAVCRAEDEYNEEKHVLSADNFAGADIALSTDDSTVMETLEDVDFIGYVQRRFEECRESISVEDKVRLAFGSFDNALYEFGEYRKEAARNRPQVYLLYRSDAWHNRSSMELIAPFSSLENMMEYLRRKKKEFRLTESDLEEFKNNRQTKGRDENYLYESDYLDVLPEQEPELPPKDDAFYDKVFTCGQSELSRRELESLPEPFDTYHVTDEEMEQIVYETEMETRDRLRLGKRKPIDFDNDRHSEIWWEEMEKAVVRHGVPYYEAE from the coding sequence ATGAAAAAATACCGGATAGCTATCGAAGAGACGCTCCGTAAGGTCGTGGAGATCGAGGCAGAAACGCCCGGTCTGGCCGTCTGCAGGGCGGAAGACGAATACAATGAAGAGAAACACGTGCTGTCAGCCGACAATTTCGCAGGAGCTGACATCGCGCTCTCGACTGATGACAGCACGGTCATGGAGACTCTGGAAGACGTGGATTTCATCGGATACGTGCAACGCCGTTTCGAGGAATGCCGGGAGTCCATATCCGTCGAAGACAAAGTCCGGCTGGCATTCGGAAGTTTCGACAACGCCCTGTATGAGTTCGGCGAATACCGTAAGGAGGCGGCTCGGAACCGCCCGCAGGTCTACCTGCTGTACCGGAGCGATGCCTGGCACAACCGTTCTTCCATGGAGCTCATAGCCCCGTTCTCCTCCCTCGAAAACATGATGGAGTACCTGCGGCGTAAGAAGAAGGAATTCCGCCTGACGGAAAGTGATCTGGAAGAGTTCAAGAACAACCGGCAGACGAAGGGGCGCGACGAAAACTACCTGTACGAGTCGGATTATTTGGATGTGCTGCCGGAACAGGAACCCGAACTGCCGCCGAAAGATGACGCTTTCTATGACAAGGTTTTCACCTGCGGGCAATCCGAGCTGTCACGCAGGGAGTTGGAATCTCTGCCGGAGCCGTTCGATACCTACCATGTTACGGACGAAGAAATGGAACAGATTGTGTACGAAACGGAAATGGAGACACGGGACCGGCTGCGGCTCGGTAAAAGAAAGCCCATAGATTTTGACAATGACCGCCATAGTGAAATCTGGTGGGAAGAAATGGAAAAAGCAGTGGTAAGGCACGGCGTACCGTACTACGAGGCCGAATAA
- a CDS encoding radical SAM protein has product MRELYIKNLCIEITRRCNMRCTHCMRGDAESVDIPLKHISNLLRHVRHIHHFNITGGEPSLNVRAIRHILERVRAYGITVNDFYIVTNGSATSRSEEFIEACAALYEYQEEKEQDSGHMLEMSDDRFHDPAEHAATLAALSPYPFFGVRGQAERIFLFREGRSTEGFPNPVHGIYLTEENYVYGDLCLNAEGMVLSNGDLSYARQREHALCPCGKLMQYLRMTLKKRQKERLYE; this is encoded by the coding sequence ATGAGAGAACTATATATCAAGAATCTCTGCATCGAGATTACCCGACGTTGCAACATGCGCTGTACCCATTGCATGCGGGGAGATGCCGAATCCGTGGATATCCCTTTGAAACATATAAGCAACCTGCTGCGGCATGTCAGGCATATTCACCATTTCAACATCACGGGCGGCGAGCCGTCGCTTAACGTCCGGGCCATCCGCCATATCCTCGAACGGGTACGCGCCTACGGTATTACTGTCAATGACTTTTATATCGTAACCAACGGCTCTGCCACATCCCGTTCGGAGGAATTCATAGAAGCCTGCGCCGCACTGTACGAGTACCAGGAGGAAAAGGAACAGGACTCCGGCCACATGCTCGAAATGAGCGACGACCGCTTCCATGATCCGGCAGAGCATGCCGCCACGCTCGCGGCACTTTCCCCGTATCCCTTTTTCGGAGTCCGGGGACAGGCCGAGCGTATCTTCCTTTTCCGGGAAGGCCGCAGCACGGAGGGGTTTCCGAACCCTGTTCATGGGATTTATCTTACGGAGGAGAACTACGTTTACGGCGACCTCTGTCTCAATGCTGAAGGCATGGTTCTCTCCAACGGGGACCTGAGTTATGCCCGCCAACGGGAACATGCCCTGTGTCCCTGCGGGAAACTGATGCAATATCTCCGGATGACCTTGAAAAAGCGTCAAAAAGAAAGATTGTACGAATAA